From one Lycium barbarum isolate Lr01 chromosome 6, ASM1917538v2, whole genome shotgun sequence genomic stretch:
- the LOC132599413 gene encoding protein FAR1-RELATED SEQUENCE 5 isoform X2: MENEVIEFDIGLGEDGDGDDVLDEVDNCYPPPPPSYGDLLDLEPYEGMEFESEEAAKAFYNSYARRVGFSTRVSSSRRSRKDGAIIQRSFVCAKEGFRNLNEKRTKDREIKRPRTITRVGCKAALSVKIHDSSGKWLVSNFVKDHNHDLVPPDQVHCLRSHRQISGPAKTLIDTLQAAGMGPRRIMSALIKEYGGISKVGFTEVDCRNYMRNNRQRSLEGDIQLLLDYLKQMNIHNPPGFFYAVQGDEDQCTGNVFWADSKARANYNYFGDTVTFDTTYRSNRYRLPFAPFTGVNHHGQPVLFGCAFLINESEASFIWLFKTWLAAMSGQPPLSMTTDHDAVIRSAIMQVFPETRHRFCKWHIFKKCQEKLSHVFLEHPNFEVDFHKCVNLTESTEEFESSWLSLVDKYELRDHDWLQAIYSDRRQWVPVYLRDAFFAEMSITQRSDSMNSYFDGYVNASTNLNQFFKLYEKAVESRTEKEVKADYDTMNTFPVLKTPSPMEKQASEIYTKKLFMRFQEELVATLTFMANKVEDDGLVTTYEVAKFGEDHRAYYVRFNVLEMKATCSCQMFEFSGLLCRHVLAVFRVTNVLTLPSHYILKRWSRSAKSSVALEDRVAEAVNYYLESHTVRYNMLRHEAFKFVEEGAETVDSYTVAMAALEEASKKVSLAVKHDGRTSLVNGHCRENLTRNGVHANYNIEDEQRSLACPLSEDDMDTKIQELSYQLDCANRKCEVYRANLYSVMKDIDDHKQQLSVKVQNIKLSLKDGL, encoded by the exons ATGGAGAATGAGGTGATCGAGTTTGATATAGGCTTAGGAGAGGACGGGGATGGAGATGACGTTCTTGACGAGGTGGACAACTGTTATCCTCCTCCTCCTCCAAGTTACGGGGACCTACTTGATCTTGAACCGTATGAGGGCATGGAATTTGAATCCGAGGAGGCTGCCAAGGCCTTTTATAACTCCTACGCACGCCGTGTTGGCTTCAGCACCCGTGTCAGCTCCTCCCGCCGCTCCAGGAAGGATGGAGCCATCATTCAGAGGTCCTTTGTCTGTGCCAAAGAAGGTTTCCGCAATTTGAATGAGAAACGTACCAAGGATAGAGAAATTAAGAGACCCCGTACTATCACCCGCGTTGGCTGCAAGGCTGCTCTCTCTGTCAAGATACACGACTCTTCTGGTAAGTGGCTCGTCTCCAACTTTGTCAAGGACCACAATCACGACCTCGTTCCCCCTGATCAGGTCCACTGTCTCCGCTCCCATCGTCAAATTTCTGGTCCTGCCAAGACCCTAATTGATACCTTGCAGGCTGCTGGCATGGGTCCCCGCAGGATTATGTCTGCCCTCATTAAAGAGTATGGTGGTATTAGCAAAGTTGGTTTCACTGAGGTAGATTGTCGCAATTACATGCGCAACAACCGCCAAAGGAGCCTCGAAGGAGACATACAGCTCCTCTTAGATTACCTGAAACAAATGAATATCCACAACCCCCCTGGATTCTTTTATGCAGTTCAGGGAGATGAGGATCAGTGCACTGGGAATGTCTTCTGGGCTGACTCTAAGGCAAGAGCAAATTATAACTATTTTGGTGATACTGTTACATTTGATACAACTTATAGGTCAAATAGGTACCGGTTACCCTTTGCACCCTTTACTGGAGTAAATCATCACGGACAACCTGTTCTCTTTGGATGTGCTTTCCTAATAAATGAGTCAGAAGCCTCATTCATATGGCTTTTTAAGACATGGCTTGCAGCTATGTCTGGTCAACCCCCCTTGTCAATGACAACGGATCATGATGCTGTAATTAGGTCTGCCATCATGCAGGTTTTCCCTGAGACCCGTCACCGTTTCTGCAAATGGCACATCTTCAAGAAATGCCAGGAAAAGTTGTCACATGTCTTCCTTGAACACCCAAATTTTGAAGTAGACTTCCACAAGTGTGTCAATTTGACAGAGTCTACTGAGGAATTTGAATCCTCTTGGCTTTCTCTTGTTGACAAGTATGAGCTCAGGGATCATGACTGGCTTCAAGCGATATATTCAGATCGCAGGCAATGGGTGCCAGTATATCTCCGTGATGCATTTTTTGCAGAAATGTCTATTACTCAGCGTAGTGATAGCATGAACTCATATTTTGATGGTTATGTGAATGCGTCAACTAATCTGAATCAGTTCTTCAAATTGTATGAGAAAGCTGTGGAGAGCCGTACAGAGAAAGAAGTCAAAGCTGATTATGATACGATGAATACATTCCCAGTTTTGAAGACCCCTTCTCCAATGGAAAAACAAGCATCCGAGATCTACACGAAAAAGTTATTTATGAGATTTCAGGAGGAGTTGGTTGCCACTCTAACTTTCATGGCCAACAAAGTCGAGGATGATGGACTAGTTACCACTTATGAAGTTGCTAAATTTGGGGAGGACCACAGAGCTTACTATGTAAGATTCAATGTTTTAGAAATGAAAGCTACTTGTAGCTGCCAGATGTTTGAGTTCTCAGGTCTTCTTTGCCGACACGTTTTAGCAGTGTTCAGAGTGACAAACGTTCTGACTCTTCCTTCTCATTACATCCTCAAACGATGGAGCCGAAGCGCAAAGAGCAGTGTTGCATTGGAAGACCGTGTTGCTGAAGCAGTCAATTATTATTTGGAATCACATACTGTTCGATATAATATGCTGAGACATGAAGCATTTAAGTTTGTGGAGGAAGGGGCGGAGACTGTTGATTCTTATACTGTGGCAATGGCTGCTCTGGAAGAGGCTTCAAAGAAGGTTTCCCTAGCAGTAAAGCATGATGGGAGGACATCTTTAGTAAATGGACATTGTAGAGAAAACTTGACCAGGAATGGGGTCCATGCAAATTACAACATTGAGGATGAACAGAGAAGTCTCGCATGTCCACTCTCTGAG GATGACATGGATACAAAGATCCAGGAACTTTCTTATCAACTAGATTGTGCCAATCGGAAATGTGAAGTTTATCGTGCAAACCTTTATTCAGTTATGAAGGATATAGATGACCATAAGCAACAACTATCAGTTAAAGTCCAAAATATAAAGCTTAGCTTGAAGGATGGTCTCTGA
- the LOC132599413 gene encoding protein FAR1-RELATED SEQUENCE 5 isoform X3: MENEVIEFDIGLGEDGDGDDVLDEVDNCYPPPPPSYGDLLDLEPYEGMEFESEEAAKAFYNSYARRVGFSTRVSSSRRSRKDGAIIQRSFVCAKEGFRNLNEKRTKDREIKRPRTITRVGCKAALSVKIHDSSGKWLVSNFVKDHNHDLVPPDQVHCLRSHRQISGPAKTLIDTLQAAGMGPRRIMSALIKEYGGISKVGFTEVDCRNYMRNNRQRSLEGDIQLLLDYLKQMNIHNPPGFFYAVQGDEDQCTGNVFWADSKARANYNYFGDTVTFDTTYRSNRYRLPFAPFTGVNHHGQPVLFGCAFLINESEASFIWLFKTWLAAMSGQPPLSMTTDHDAVIRSAIMQVFPETRHRFCKWHIFKKCQEKLSHVFLEHPNFEVDFHKCVNLTESTEEFESSWLSLVDKYELRDHDWLQAIYSDRRQWVPVYLRDAFFAEMSITQRSDSMNSYFDGYVNASTNLNQFFKLYEKAVESRTEKEVKADYDTMNTFPVLKTPSPMEKQASEIYTKKLFMRFQEELVATLTFMANKVEDDGLVTTYEVAKFGEDHRAYYVRFNVLEMKATCSCQMFEFSGLLCRHVLAVFRVTNVLTLPSHYILKRWSRSAKSSVALEDRVAEAVNYYLESHTVRYNMLRHEAFKFVEEGAETVDSYTVAMAALEEASKKVSLAVKHDGRTSLVNGHCRENLTRNGVHANYNIEDEQRSLACPLSELDAVRLLTR; encoded by the exons ATGGAGAATGAGGTGATCGAGTTTGATATAGGCTTAGGAGAGGACGGGGATGGAGATGACGTTCTTGACGAGGTGGACAACTGTTATCCTCCTCCTCCTCCAAGTTACGGGGACCTACTTGATCTTGAACCGTATGAGGGCATGGAATTTGAATCCGAGGAGGCTGCCAAGGCCTTTTATAACTCCTACGCACGCCGTGTTGGCTTCAGCACCCGTGTCAGCTCCTCCCGCCGCTCCAGGAAGGATGGAGCCATCATTCAGAGGTCCTTTGTCTGTGCCAAAGAAGGTTTCCGCAATTTGAATGAGAAACGTACCAAGGATAGAGAAATTAAGAGACCCCGTACTATCACCCGCGTTGGCTGCAAGGCTGCTCTCTCTGTCAAGATACACGACTCTTCTGGTAAGTGGCTCGTCTCCAACTTTGTCAAGGACCACAATCACGACCTCGTTCCCCCTGATCAGGTCCACTGTCTCCGCTCCCATCGTCAAATTTCTGGTCCTGCCAAGACCCTAATTGATACCTTGCAGGCTGCTGGCATGGGTCCCCGCAGGATTATGTCTGCCCTCATTAAAGAGTATGGTGGTATTAGCAAAGTTGGTTTCACTGAGGTAGATTGTCGCAATTACATGCGCAACAACCGCCAAAGGAGCCTCGAAGGAGACATACAGCTCCTCTTAGATTACCTGAAACAAATGAATATCCACAACCCCCCTGGATTCTTTTATGCAGTTCAGGGAGATGAGGATCAGTGCACTGGGAATGTCTTCTGGGCTGACTCTAAGGCAAGAGCAAATTATAACTATTTTGGTGATACTGTTACATTTGATACAACTTATAGGTCAAATAGGTACCGGTTACCCTTTGCACCCTTTACTGGAGTAAATCATCACGGACAACCTGTTCTCTTTGGATGTGCTTTCCTAATAAATGAGTCAGAAGCCTCATTCATATGGCTTTTTAAGACATGGCTTGCAGCTATGTCTGGTCAACCCCCCTTGTCAATGACAACGGATCATGATGCTGTAATTAGGTCTGCCATCATGCAGGTTTTCCCTGAGACCCGTCACCGTTTCTGCAAATGGCACATCTTCAAGAAATGCCAGGAAAAGTTGTCACATGTCTTCCTTGAACACCCAAATTTTGAAGTAGACTTCCACAAGTGTGTCAATTTGACAGAGTCTACTGAGGAATTTGAATCCTCTTGGCTTTCTCTTGTTGACAAGTATGAGCTCAGGGATCATGACTGGCTTCAAGCGATATATTCAGATCGCAGGCAATGGGTGCCAGTATATCTCCGTGATGCATTTTTTGCAGAAATGTCTATTACTCAGCGTAGTGATAGCATGAACTCATATTTTGATGGTTATGTGAATGCGTCAACTAATCTGAATCAGTTCTTCAAATTGTATGAGAAAGCTGTGGAGAGCCGTACAGAGAAAGAAGTCAAAGCTGATTATGATACGATGAATACATTCCCAGTTTTGAAGACCCCTTCTCCAATGGAAAAACAAGCATCCGAGATCTACACGAAAAAGTTATTTATGAGATTTCAGGAGGAGTTGGTTGCCACTCTAACTTTCATGGCCAACAAAGTCGAGGATGATGGACTAGTTACCACTTATGAAGTTGCTAAATTTGGGGAGGACCACAGAGCTTACTATGTAAGATTCAATGTTTTAGAAATGAAAGCTACTTGTAGCTGCCAGATGTTTGAGTTCTCAGGTCTTCTTTGCCGACACGTTTTAGCAGTGTTCAGAGTGACAAACGTTCTGACTCTTCCTTCTCATTACATCCTCAAACGATGGAGCCGAAGCGCAAAGAGCAGTGTTGCATTGGAAGACCGTGTTGCTGAAGCAGTCAATTATTATTTGGAATCACATACTGTTCGATATAATATGCTGAGACATGAAGCATTTAAGTTTGTGGAGGAAGGGGCGGAGACTGTTGATTCTTATACTGTGGCAATGGCTGCTCTGGAAGAGGCTTCAAAGAAGGTTTCCCTAGCAGTAAAGCATGATGGGAGGACATCTTTAGTAAATGGACATTGTAGAGAAAACTTGACCAGGAATGGGGTCCATGCAAATTACAACATTGAGGATGAACAGAGAAGTCTCGCATGTCCACTCTCTGAG TTGGATGCAGTTCGATTGTTGACTAGATAG
- the LOC132599413 gene encoding protein FAR1-RELATED SEQUENCE 5 isoform X1: MENEVIEFDIGLGEDGDGDDVLDEVDNCYPPPPPSYGDLLDLEPYEGMEFESEEAAKAFYNSYARRVGFSTRVSSSRRSRKDGAIIQRSFVCAKEGFRNLNEKRTKDREIKRPRTITRVGCKAALSVKIHDSSGKWLVSNFVKDHNHDLVPPDQVHCLRSHRQISGPAKTLIDTLQAAGMGPRRIMSALIKEYGGISKVGFTEVDCRNYMRNNRQRSLEGDIQLLLDYLKQMNIHNPPGFFYAVQGDEDQCTGNVFWADSKARANYNYFGDTVTFDTTYRSNRYRLPFAPFTGVNHHGQPVLFGCAFLINESEASFIWLFKTWLAAMSGQPPLSMTTDHDAVIRSAIMQVFPETRHRFCKWHIFKKCQEKLSHVFLEHPNFEVDFHKCVNLTESTEEFESSWLSLVDKYELRDHDWLQAIYSDRRQWVPVYLRDAFFAEMSITQRSDSMNSYFDGYVNASTNLNQFFKLYEKAVESRTEKEVKADYDTMNTFPVLKTPSPMEKQASEIYTKKLFMRFQEELVATLTFMANKVEDDGLVTTYEVAKFGEDHRAYYVRFNVLEMKATCSCQMFEFSGLLCRHVLAVFRVTNVLTLPSHYILKRWSRSAKSSVALEDRVAEAVNYYLESHTVRYNMLRHEAFKFVEEGAETVDSYTVAMAALEEASKKVSLAVKHDGRTSLVNGHCRENLTRNGVHANYNIEDEQRSLACPLSEVQRDGHIALRMGACTAWWPLIKSTFTLPAHQRRPRSQILHKIIKREKFNRCLIVTTKLWD; encoded by the exons ATGGAGAATGAGGTGATCGAGTTTGATATAGGCTTAGGAGAGGACGGGGATGGAGATGACGTTCTTGACGAGGTGGACAACTGTTATCCTCCTCCTCCTCCAAGTTACGGGGACCTACTTGATCTTGAACCGTATGAGGGCATGGAATTTGAATCCGAGGAGGCTGCCAAGGCCTTTTATAACTCCTACGCACGCCGTGTTGGCTTCAGCACCCGTGTCAGCTCCTCCCGCCGCTCCAGGAAGGATGGAGCCATCATTCAGAGGTCCTTTGTCTGTGCCAAAGAAGGTTTCCGCAATTTGAATGAGAAACGTACCAAGGATAGAGAAATTAAGAGACCCCGTACTATCACCCGCGTTGGCTGCAAGGCTGCTCTCTCTGTCAAGATACACGACTCTTCTGGTAAGTGGCTCGTCTCCAACTTTGTCAAGGACCACAATCACGACCTCGTTCCCCCTGATCAGGTCCACTGTCTCCGCTCCCATCGTCAAATTTCTGGTCCTGCCAAGACCCTAATTGATACCTTGCAGGCTGCTGGCATGGGTCCCCGCAGGATTATGTCTGCCCTCATTAAAGAGTATGGTGGTATTAGCAAAGTTGGTTTCACTGAGGTAGATTGTCGCAATTACATGCGCAACAACCGCCAAAGGAGCCTCGAAGGAGACATACAGCTCCTCTTAGATTACCTGAAACAAATGAATATCCACAACCCCCCTGGATTCTTTTATGCAGTTCAGGGAGATGAGGATCAGTGCACTGGGAATGTCTTCTGGGCTGACTCTAAGGCAAGAGCAAATTATAACTATTTTGGTGATACTGTTACATTTGATACAACTTATAGGTCAAATAGGTACCGGTTACCCTTTGCACCCTTTACTGGAGTAAATCATCACGGACAACCTGTTCTCTTTGGATGTGCTTTCCTAATAAATGAGTCAGAAGCCTCATTCATATGGCTTTTTAAGACATGGCTTGCAGCTATGTCTGGTCAACCCCCCTTGTCAATGACAACGGATCATGATGCTGTAATTAGGTCTGCCATCATGCAGGTTTTCCCTGAGACCCGTCACCGTTTCTGCAAATGGCACATCTTCAAGAAATGCCAGGAAAAGTTGTCACATGTCTTCCTTGAACACCCAAATTTTGAAGTAGACTTCCACAAGTGTGTCAATTTGACAGAGTCTACTGAGGAATTTGAATCCTCTTGGCTTTCTCTTGTTGACAAGTATGAGCTCAGGGATCATGACTGGCTTCAAGCGATATATTCAGATCGCAGGCAATGGGTGCCAGTATATCTCCGTGATGCATTTTTTGCAGAAATGTCTATTACTCAGCGTAGTGATAGCATGAACTCATATTTTGATGGTTATGTGAATGCGTCAACTAATCTGAATCAGTTCTTCAAATTGTATGAGAAAGCTGTGGAGAGCCGTACAGAGAAAGAAGTCAAAGCTGATTATGATACGATGAATACATTCCCAGTTTTGAAGACCCCTTCTCCAATGGAAAAACAAGCATCCGAGATCTACACGAAAAAGTTATTTATGAGATTTCAGGAGGAGTTGGTTGCCACTCTAACTTTCATGGCCAACAAAGTCGAGGATGATGGACTAGTTACCACTTATGAAGTTGCTAAATTTGGGGAGGACCACAGAGCTTACTATGTAAGATTCAATGTTTTAGAAATGAAAGCTACTTGTAGCTGCCAGATGTTTGAGTTCTCAGGTCTTCTTTGCCGACACGTTTTAGCAGTGTTCAGAGTGACAAACGTTCTGACTCTTCCTTCTCATTACATCCTCAAACGATGGAGCCGAAGCGCAAAGAGCAGTGTTGCATTGGAAGACCGTGTTGCTGAAGCAGTCAATTATTATTTGGAATCACATACTGTTCGATATAATATGCTGAGACATGAAGCATTTAAGTTTGTGGAGGAAGGGGCGGAGACTGTTGATTCTTATACTGTGGCAATGGCTGCTCTGGAAGAGGCTTCAAAGAAGGTTTCCCTAGCAGTAAAGCATGATGGGAGGACATCTTTAGTAAATGGACATTGTAGAGAAAACTTGACCAGGAATGGGGTCCATGCAAATTACAACATTGAGGATGAACAGAGAAGTCTCGCATGTCCACTCTCTGAG GTGCAAAGGGATGGCCATATTGCATTGAGGATGGGTGCTTGTACTGCCTGGTGGCCGCTCATAAAGTCCACTTTTACTCTGCCCGCGCACCAGAGGCGCCCCCGTAGTCAGATCCTTCACAAGAtaataaaaagggaaaaattcaatAGATGTTTGATTGTCACGACAAAATTGTGGGACTGA
- the LOC132599413 gene encoding protein FAR1-RELATED SEQUENCE 5 isoform X4 encodes MENEVIEFDIGLGEDGDGDDVLDEVDNCYPPPPPSYGDLLDLEPYEGMEFESEEAAKAFYNSYARRVGFSTRVSSSRRSRKDGAIIQRSFVCAKEGFRNLNEKRTKDREIKRPRTITRVGCKAALSVKIHDSSGKWLVSNFVKDHNHDLVPPDQVHCLRSHRQISGPAKTLIDTLQAAGMGPRRIMSALIKEYGGISKVGFTEVDCRNYMRNNRQRSLEGDIQLLLDYLKQMNIHNPPGFFYAVQGDEDQCTGNVFWADSKARANYNYFGDTVTFDTTYRSNRYRLPFAPFTGVNHHGQPVLFGCAFLINESEASFIWLFKTWLAAMSGQPPLSMTTDHDAVIRSAIMQVFPETRHRFCKWHIFKKCQEKLSHVFLEHPNFEVDFHKCVNLTESTEEFESSWLSLVDKYELRDHDWLQAIYSDRRQWVPVYLRDAFFAEMSITQRSDSMNSYFDGYVNASTNLNQFFKLYEKAVESRTEKEVKADYDTMNTFPVLKTPSPMEKQASEIYTKKLFMRFQEELVATLTFMANKVEDDGLVTTYEVAKFGEDHRAYYVRFNVLEMKATCSCQMFEFSGLLCRHVLAVFRVTNVLTLPSHYILKRWSRSAKSSVALEDRVAEAVNYYLESHTVRYNMLRHEAFKFVEEGAETVDSYTVAMAALEEASKKVSLAVKHDGRTSLVNGHCRENLTRNGVHANYNIEDEQRSLACPLSEPVFRKS; translated from the exons ATGGAGAATGAGGTGATCGAGTTTGATATAGGCTTAGGAGAGGACGGGGATGGAGATGACGTTCTTGACGAGGTGGACAACTGTTATCCTCCTCCTCCTCCAAGTTACGGGGACCTACTTGATCTTGAACCGTATGAGGGCATGGAATTTGAATCCGAGGAGGCTGCCAAGGCCTTTTATAACTCCTACGCACGCCGTGTTGGCTTCAGCACCCGTGTCAGCTCCTCCCGCCGCTCCAGGAAGGATGGAGCCATCATTCAGAGGTCCTTTGTCTGTGCCAAAGAAGGTTTCCGCAATTTGAATGAGAAACGTACCAAGGATAGAGAAATTAAGAGACCCCGTACTATCACCCGCGTTGGCTGCAAGGCTGCTCTCTCTGTCAAGATACACGACTCTTCTGGTAAGTGGCTCGTCTCCAACTTTGTCAAGGACCACAATCACGACCTCGTTCCCCCTGATCAGGTCCACTGTCTCCGCTCCCATCGTCAAATTTCTGGTCCTGCCAAGACCCTAATTGATACCTTGCAGGCTGCTGGCATGGGTCCCCGCAGGATTATGTCTGCCCTCATTAAAGAGTATGGTGGTATTAGCAAAGTTGGTTTCACTGAGGTAGATTGTCGCAATTACATGCGCAACAACCGCCAAAGGAGCCTCGAAGGAGACATACAGCTCCTCTTAGATTACCTGAAACAAATGAATATCCACAACCCCCCTGGATTCTTTTATGCAGTTCAGGGAGATGAGGATCAGTGCACTGGGAATGTCTTCTGGGCTGACTCTAAGGCAAGAGCAAATTATAACTATTTTGGTGATACTGTTACATTTGATACAACTTATAGGTCAAATAGGTACCGGTTACCCTTTGCACCCTTTACTGGAGTAAATCATCACGGACAACCTGTTCTCTTTGGATGTGCTTTCCTAATAAATGAGTCAGAAGCCTCATTCATATGGCTTTTTAAGACATGGCTTGCAGCTATGTCTGGTCAACCCCCCTTGTCAATGACAACGGATCATGATGCTGTAATTAGGTCTGCCATCATGCAGGTTTTCCCTGAGACCCGTCACCGTTTCTGCAAATGGCACATCTTCAAGAAATGCCAGGAAAAGTTGTCACATGTCTTCCTTGAACACCCAAATTTTGAAGTAGACTTCCACAAGTGTGTCAATTTGACAGAGTCTACTGAGGAATTTGAATCCTCTTGGCTTTCTCTTGTTGACAAGTATGAGCTCAGGGATCATGACTGGCTTCAAGCGATATATTCAGATCGCAGGCAATGGGTGCCAGTATATCTCCGTGATGCATTTTTTGCAGAAATGTCTATTACTCAGCGTAGTGATAGCATGAACTCATATTTTGATGGTTATGTGAATGCGTCAACTAATCTGAATCAGTTCTTCAAATTGTATGAGAAAGCTGTGGAGAGCCGTACAGAGAAAGAAGTCAAAGCTGATTATGATACGATGAATACATTCCCAGTTTTGAAGACCCCTTCTCCAATGGAAAAACAAGCATCCGAGATCTACACGAAAAAGTTATTTATGAGATTTCAGGAGGAGTTGGTTGCCACTCTAACTTTCATGGCCAACAAAGTCGAGGATGATGGACTAGTTACCACTTATGAAGTTGCTAAATTTGGGGAGGACCACAGAGCTTACTATGTAAGATTCAATGTTTTAGAAATGAAAGCTACTTGTAGCTGCCAGATGTTTGAGTTCTCAGGTCTTCTTTGCCGACACGTTTTAGCAGTGTTCAGAGTGACAAACGTTCTGACTCTTCCTTCTCATTACATCCTCAAACGATGGAGCCGAAGCGCAAAGAGCAGTGTTGCATTGGAAGACCGTGTTGCTGAAGCAGTCAATTATTATTTGGAATCACATACTGTTCGATATAATATGCTGAGACATGAAGCATTTAAGTTTGTGGAGGAAGGGGCGGAGACTGTTGATTCTTATACTGTGGCAATGGCTGCTCTGGAAGAGGCTTCAAAGAAGGTTTCCCTAGCAGTAAAGCATGATGGGAGGACATCTTTAGTAAATGGACATTGTAGAGAAAACTTGACCAGGAATGGGGTCCATGCAAATTACAACATTGAGGATGAACAGAGAAGTCTCGCATGTCCACTCTCTGAG CCAGTGTTCAGGAAATCGTGA